TAGGATTATTTTATTAAACAAAGCGGACATGGCTGATCCAATTAAAACAAACAAGTGGCTTGCGTATTATAAAGCACAAGGACAAACCGCATTAGCGATAAATTCTCAAGATGGGCATGGTCTTGCGCAAATTACTTCAGTTTCCAAAGAACTTCTAAAAGATAAATACGATCGGATGAAGTCGAGAGGCATTAAACCAAGAGCCATCAGAGCGATGATTGTTGGAATTCCTAACGCAGGAAAATCGACGTTGATTAATCGATTGGCAAAGAAAAATATTGCGCGCACAGGAAATACGCCTGGTGTAACAAAAGCACAGCAATGGATTAAGTTTGGTAAAGAGCTGGAGCTTCTGGATACACCAGGGATTTTATGGCCGAAGTTTGAGGATCAAGAAGTCGGTTTGAAATTAGCGCTTACTGGTGCTATTAAGGACACGCTGCTTAATCTCCATGATATCGCGCTTTATGGGGTTCGTTTTCTTGAGAAAGAATACCCGGAACGCCTAAAGGATCGCTATAATCTTTCAGAGATTCCTCAAGAGACTGCGGAAATCTTTGATGTGATTGGTACCTTCAGAGGATGCTTGGCTTCTCAAGGCTTGATTGATTATGATAAGACAGCAGAATTGGTTGTCCGAGAAATCCGTTCCGAGAAAATGGGACCTTTGACTTTTGAAGTGCCTGCCGATTTGCAAAAACCAGAAGAGTAAGGAGATACGGATATCAAATAGTCTTTTAAAGACTCTTTGGAATCCGTATTTTTTTAGAGATTTCCTGAAAAAGCGGTTTGTTTTAGCCGATACTAATAGGACAGGTGAATAGAAAATGAAAACTGCAAATAGCATCAAAGATATTGCCTTACAGTTAAATGAAATAAATGAACCTACTCATCCTTTTTTAAGAGAATGCGCGGATGACGGTAGAAAAGGTGTGGCCGACCTTTTGAAAAGGTGGACAACCAATTATCAAAAGCAACTTGCCATTAAAGAACGTTTTGAGGAAATGTCCATGTTTGAACATCAGCTGCAAAACGAAGGGTTTATGGAGATTGCTGGTATTGACGAAGTAGGCAGAGGGCCGCTGGCAGGACCTGTGGTAGCTTCAGCTGTCATTCTGCCTCCTGGTTTTTATCTTCCTGGTTTAGATGATTCAAAAAAGGTTTCTGAAGCAAAGAGGGAAGCTTTTTATTCAATTATCATGGAGCAGGCAGTCGCCGTTGGTACTGGACTGATACATAGTGAAGAAATTGACGAAATAAATATCTATCAAGCTTCCAAAAAAGCGATGCTTGCAGCCATCACTGATTTAAATAGGATACCTGATTATTTACTCATTGATGCTATGGAATTGCCGGTTCCTATGCCGCAGATGTCACTCATCAAGGGTGACTCAAGAAGTATTTCAATTGCTGCTGCATCAATCGTCGCTAAAGTAACGCGTGACCGTATGATGAAAGAATATAGTGTTGATTATCCCAATTAT
The Peribacillus sp. FSL H8-0477 genome window above contains:
- the ylqF gene encoding ribosome biogenesis GTPase YlqF — its product is MTIQWFPGHMAKARREVTEKLKLVDIIYELVDARIPAASRNPMIDEIIQHKPRIILLNKADMADPIKTNKWLAYYKAQGQTALAINSQDGHGLAQITSVSKELLKDKYDRMKSRGIKPRAIRAMIVGIPNAGKSTLINRLAKKNIARTGNTPGVTKAQQWIKFGKELELLDTPGILWPKFEDQEVGLKLALTGAIKDTLLNLHDIALYGVRFLEKEYPERLKDRYNLSEIPQETAEIFDVIGTFRGCLASQGLIDYDKTAELVVREIRSEKMGPLTFEVPADLQKPEE
- a CDS encoding ribonuclease HII produces the protein MKTANSIKDIALQLNEINEPTHPFLRECADDGRKGVADLLKRWTTNYQKQLAIKERFEEMSMFEHQLQNEGFMEIAGIDEVGRGPLAGPVVASAVILPPGFYLPGLDDSKKVSEAKREAFYSIIMEQAVAVGTGLIHSEEIDEINIYQASKKAMLAAITDLNRIPDYLLIDAMELPVPMPQMSLIKGDSRSISIAAASIVAKVTRDRMMKEYSVDYPNYGFEKNMGYGTAVHLSGLDQYGVTPWHRRSFAPVKERLERRT